A part of Streptomyces sp. DSM 40750 genomic DNA contains:
- a CDS encoding TetR/AcrR family transcriptional regulator: MPYGDAMSGTRTRGVRGEERRAEIVRAALEVIAERGYRGASMAAVAERVGLTQQGLLHYFPTKDALLVAVLKERDRWDAVPDNPLRLDLLGSLVEYNTMRPGIVQTFSALLGESVTEGHPAREFFTDRYGRVRGAMAEVLRAEYGDRLPSGLTPERAAPLLVAVMDGLQYQWLLDPEAVDMPGAFRDFLALLGEDVD; this comes from the coding sequence ATGCCGTACGGTGACGCCATGAGCGGTACCAGGACCAGGGGCGTCAGGGGCGAGGAGCGGCGCGCCGAGATCGTGCGGGCGGCTCTGGAAGTGATCGCCGAGCGCGGCTACCGGGGCGCGAGCATGGCCGCGGTCGCCGAGCGCGTCGGGCTCACCCAGCAGGGGCTGCTGCACTACTTCCCCACCAAGGACGCGCTCCTCGTCGCCGTCCTCAAGGAACGCGACCGCTGGGACGCCGTGCCCGACAACCCGCTGCGGCTCGATCTGCTGGGTTCCCTCGTCGAGTACAACACCATGCGGCCCGGAATCGTCCAGACCTTCTCCGCGCTGCTCGGCGAGAGCGTCACCGAGGGGCATCCGGCGCGGGAGTTCTTCACCGACCGGTACGGGCGGGTGCGCGGGGCCATGGCGGAGGTGCTGCGCGCCGAGTACGGGGACCGGCTGCCCAGCGGGCTCACGCCCGAGCGGGCGGCGCCGCTGCTGGTGGCCGTGATGGACGGCTTGCAGTACCAGTGGCTGCTGGATCCGGAGGCCGTGGACATGCCGGGGGCGTTCCGGGACTTCCTGGCCCTGCTGGGTGAGGACGTGGACTGA
- a CDS encoding RidA family protein produces the protein MNVTLDNPVTAPQPLSPYYSQVARVEHADGSALLFVSGQIAEGATLAEQSRGVFETLTALLAAHGATLADVISIRTYLTDISRLEEYGSVRREFLTGTPPTSMTFEVPRLFRPEARIEIEVVAAVPAAG, from the coding sequence GTGAACGTCACCCTGGACAACCCCGTCACCGCGCCCCAGCCACTGAGCCCCTACTACTCCCAGGTCGCCCGCGTCGAACACGCCGACGGCAGCGCCCTGTTGTTCGTCTCCGGCCAGATCGCCGAGGGCGCGACGCTCGCCGAGCAGAGCCGGGGCGTCTTCGAGACCCTCACCGCCCTGCTGGCGGCACACGGCGCGACCCTGGCCGACGTCATCAGCATCCGCACGTATCTCACCGACATCTCCCGGCTGGAGGAATACGGCTCCGTACGAAGGGAGTTCCTCACCGGAACCCCGCCCACCAGCATGACCTTCGAGGTGCCCCGGCTCTTCCGCCCGGAGGCGCGGATCGAGATCGAGGTCGTGGCGGCGGTACCCGCGGCCGGGTGA
- a CDS encoding LysR family transcriptional regulator yields the protein MAGMPNSHRKAPVDVPDVSDVPDVNTVWLRVFLEVARHGSFTVAARALGWTQSAVSRQISSLEAALGGAPLFDRLPRGVRLTEAGRVLVPRAEAVAEVLHGAGRELAALREVAGGRLRFGAFATADAALVPRALASFRARHPGVRLTREEGFTPVLLDRLAAGHLDLAVVSTTGGAPLGSYALHHLLDESLYVAVPAGHPLADRPGPVRLGQLADADWISGSPRPEGTLLDAALRQGFRPRVAHVVGEWTAKLGYVATGLGVTLVPALAAESVRPDVVLLPVLDTGAPARAVYAATVRGRSESAAAEAFIGVLREVVGEIPAWGPGPDPAHLP from the coding sequence ATGGCCGGCATGCCGAACTCGCATCGCAAGGCTCCGGTGGACGTGCCGGACGTGTCGGACGTGCCGGATGTGAACACGGTCTGGCTGCGCGTCTTCCTGGAGGTCGCCCGGCACGGCTCGTTCACCGTGGCCGCGCGCGCCCTCGGCTGGACGCAGTCGGCGGTGTCGCGGCAGATCTCCTCCCTGGAGGCGGCACTCGGCGGGGCACCGCTGTTCGACCGGTTGCCGCGGGGTGTGCGGCTGACTGAGGCCGGGCGGGTTCTCGTACCGCGTGCGGAGGCCGTCGCCGAGGTGCTGCACGGGGCCGGACGGGAGCTCGCGGCCCTGCGCGAAGTGGCCGGCGGGCGGCTGCGGTTCGGGGCGTTCGCCACGGCCGACGCGGCGCTCGTGCCGCGCGCGCTGGCCTCCTTTCGGGCCCGCCACCCCGGCGTCCGGCTCACCCGGGAGGAAGGCTTCACGCCCGTCCTCCTGGACCGCCTGGCCGCCGGCCACCTCGACCTGGCGGTCGTCTCGACGACGGGCGGCGCGCCGCTGGGGTCGTACGCACTCCACCACCTCCTGGACGAGTCCCTGTACGTCGCCGTCCCGGCCGGCCACCCCCTCGCGGACCGCCCCGGCCCCGTCCGCCTCGGCCAACTCGCCGACGCCGACTGGATCTCCGGCAGCCCACGCCCCGAGGGCACCCTCCTGGACGCGGCCCTGCGCCAGGGCTTCCGGCCGAGGGTCGCCCATGTCGTCGGCGAGTGGACCGCCAAGCTGGGCTACGTCGCCACGGGCCTCGGCGTGACCCTGGTTCCGGCGCTCGCCGCCGAGTCCGTACGCCCGGACGTGGTGCTGCTGCCGGTACTGGACACGGGCGCCCCGGCGCGGGCGGTGTACGCGGCGACGGTGCGGGGGCGGTCGGAGTCGGCGGCGGCGGAGGCCTTCATCGGGGTGCTGCGGGAGGTGGTCGGGGAGATCCCCGCCTGGGGCCCCGGCCCTGATCCAGCGCACCTCCCGTAG
- a CDS encoding pyroglutamyl peptidase yields the protein MKSLRVRIGVLGLTLLAGLSAPTTADGAEADVSATVEEQRLDRAAPQEILGRSGFDAVAPEFARALGKARSYAQAERIAVREGARLWARAVDRAQGRGPARGDLSRDDDRPLYWARLGMTREVRGWEPGFGLSEHQRTALLGALERASRGQDSIRYPAHGSHGKGVKRILVTGFDPFTLDRDVRISNPSGATALALDGTVIRTADGPARIETAVFPVRWQDFADGTVERTLRRQLPRVDLFATVSQGRVGRFDVERTNGAWRGGFSDNDNIGRTGTIPVTDPATQPQWTSTTLPYGDIVAADTGRFPVYDNTSVTEIPAGGTQAVVRPEGPTAGSTARAGGGGDYLSNEIAYRATLLRDRLGLDSLPGGHVHTPVLQFGAGNTNPATGAVTDPEFVRNRLDIVAQVRAIVTVAITGSTG from the coding sequence TTGAAATCCCTACGTGTTCGGATCGGCGTACTAGGACTCACACTGCTGGCGGGGCTCTCGGCCCCGACGACGGCCGACGGTGCCGAAGCGGATGTCTCGGCGACCGTCGAGGAGCAGCGGCTCGACCGGGCCGCACCCCAGGAGATCCTGGGGCGTTCCGGATTCGACGCCGTGGCCCCGGAGTTCGCGCGGGCGCTCGGCAAGGCGCGGTCGTATGCGCAGGCCGAGCGGATCGCCGTACGGGAGGGGGCGCGGTTGTGGGCGCGGGCGGTGGACCGGGCGCAGGGGCGGGGGCCGGCCCGCGGTGATCTGAGCCGGGACGACGACCGGCCCCTGTACTGGGCGCGGTTGGGGATGACGCGGGAAGTACGCGGCTGGGAGCCGGGGTTCGGACTGAGTGAACATCAGAGGACTGCTCTGCTCGGCGCGTTGGAGCGGGCGTCTCGCGGGCAGGACTCCATCCGCTATCCGGCGCACGGCTCCCATGGGAAGGGCGTGAAGCGGATCCTCGTCACCGGGTTCGATCCGTTCACGTTGGACCGGGACGTGCGGATCTCCAATCCGTCCGGGGCCACGGCCCTCGCCCTCGACGGGACGGTGATCCGGACCGCCGACGGGCCGGCGCGTATCGAGACCGCCGTCTTCCCCGTCCGCTGGCAGGACTTCGCGGACGGCACGGTCGAGCGCACGCTCCGGCGGCAGTTGCCCCGCGTGGATCTCTTCGCGACCGTCAGCCAGGGCCGGGTCGGCCGGTTCGACGTCGAGCGGACCAACGGGGCCTGGCGCGGCGGTTTCTCCGACAACGACAACATCGGCCGCACCGGGACCATCCCGGTGACCGACCCCGCCACACAGCCCCAGTGGACGTCGACGACCCTGCCGTACGGGGACATCGTCGCCGCCGACACCGGCCGCTTCCCGGTGTACGACAACACGAGCGTGACGGAGATCCCGGCGGGCGGCACGCAGGCGGTCGTACGGCCGGAAGGGCCGACCGCCGGGTCGACGGCGCGGGCCGGAGGCGGCGGCGACTACCTCTCCAACGAGATCGCCTACCGGGCCACACTCCTGCGCGACCGGCTGGGCCTCGACTCCCTGCCGGGCGGGCATGTGCACACGCCGGTCCTGCAGTTCGGGGCCGGCAACACGAATCCGGCGACCGGGGCCGTGACCGATCCCGAGTTCGTACGGAACCGGCTGGACATCGTGGCTCAGGTGCGGGCGATCGTGACCGTGGCGATCACTGGCTCGACCGGGTGA